The genomic region actctaaaaacatgaacgtttaattctcccgtgactggaggagtgaaaagatgcgcagcaagcattttatttgtggacggaaatgacaggaaacgtgggtttagaggtggcgagcgcatgaagaggtggaggaggatgagagacaaatttttctgtgttaaaaagtctcttataaacaaaaaacataatataaacacaccatcttggaccgatacatgacaggataccacagaacagcgctacgccctctggtgtcctggcagggaattgctttgcaacactctccatgagacggagaagtacgagagcaaaacgcttccgtcaaaccgtgcgtgtctgtcccttgcggagctgacggagaagcatgaaccaggctttagtaaacagtagggctgggggtaaacgattatttttaaaacgattattctgacgattattttatcgaatagtcgactattctaatgactatttagaaaattaatctaacgattatttttctattgcacaattaacaaaaaccagaaaatctcaaataaattcctcaaaaaaagataaattcttactgtaagagaataaacactacaggccttccattttgtataacactgcttttattgtgttgcggttggttatgttctggtgacgtgtagaacttgggagtgcaggctgctgcctgagaggtggtagaagatggagtgtctccatgctgctttgttttggtcacttatgtgcgtgaggcgagtggtgttacaggttaaaccaaactcaaggtgatattttaaactaaaccgaaaacccacaacactctaaatgtaataaaagggagatctacaccacaaaaaagatgaactctaaaccaaaacgtaacagcttatcccaacgcaagaagctgttagcgaagatgctaacagtagctttaccaacgttaagttcaagttaccaagtttaaataaaccaaaaacacccagcagcaaacagaccagcacggaggagagactgctaccaccaaaacagctctcctaatgtctgaaagaagctcctttatgaagggagaaacgctcccggtgattttctacatctgcggtagagatgaagcagcgcatctgaccccggaagttgttgtccgttgccgggagacgaaggcgggcaaaacaggaaaataatctagtagtggacggacgttgttccgggtcttcggtatttggcggagatgttagtgaaggcggagaagagggcgaactagaggaaaaacaggcagattcctcttctatttacaaactcctggggatgcaacaagtgggcgcggtgcgtcgacttccgtatctgacgtcgacaaatttttagaatcgagccgtcgacttcgtcgaggcttcgctacagccctagtaaaCAGCGTTGCTTCTGGAaactctgacatgaagcacacagcttcccaCTCTCTCACTCAGCAGCAGTGCTACAGTGAGCTCCTCCCCCATCCAAAATCTCTCACAGCAGACAGTCAGTACTGCAGCTTCAACCAGTCAGAGCTGCAGTGACAGAAGATGTTTATCCCAATGCATCCAGTTCATTAGAGTCTCTGACTGACTCTACCCGAGCCAATCAGAGACTCCCATTAGTAGGTCAGTGTgagaacttcagctgtccaatcagTCCATAATTAGGTGTGTTCGGTTGGCTCAGCACGTAACGAATCACAGGGAAGCAGGGCTGAAAAACGGCCAGCTCCACATGAACAATGCCAACGTGAATGCAGGGTTTCATGTTTTTAAACAGTATAAAGTAGACCACACTACCTTTTATTGGCCACTAGCAAAGCGGTGCCGGACAGCGTATCCCCAGCCTTGGCAAAGAGGGGAGACTGCAGCAGACAGCGCACCTGGTACCAGTGGGTGAGGGGCTCTGTGGGTGCTGTAGAGAGCCATACTGTCATCCTGTGTGGTGGAGGAACAGGACACATGAGGCAAGTGCGTGTCACTAATTAACCACAGTAACAATTTACATGGTATCGGGAGAATGACTTACACTGATCCCATAAACGCCACATCAAACCAGAAGGCTAGGCCGTGCACCAAACCTGACTGCATCATATGGAACTTAAAGGGAATCTCTATCCTATGAGCAACAAGAAAACACTCGATTATGATGGACatggtggaacacacacacacacacacacacacacacacacacacacacacacacacacctgtagagATCCTCCTCTTTGGCCTCTAAGAAGTTCACTGTGTATTTGACCGACTTGGCCATCAGAATGCGGATATCAAACGTGTCCTTTGGAGAAAAAGCATCAGGTCTTAGCTTTAGTGCAGTACAAACCCTTTCCTCAATAAGCCCGTCTTTATGAATGCGAACGATTAATCAAACAAGTGTGCACGGGGAGGGCCGCTGTCACGTACCACAATTGGCTGGCGGAAATATTCATCCACTGCCGCTCCTCGCAGCGCAGACAGGTCTACACCATGGAAAGAGGGCTGATACCTGAAAGCAGATGAGGACTTGTGAACATAGGTGCTGACGAGATCTGTTCTGGGGGCCTAATCCCGAAGTCACACCGTTACGGCAGCAGCACGTCTCGCTGTGCTGCTAAAGAGAAGACAGGCTCTATCTGTGCTGTGAGACACATCAAGCTCTGCAGGTAACAGACAGAAAATCTAACACGAGACCCGTGGGAGTAATCGGTGTTCTCTCCGTGTATGCAGGAGCCAGAGGAGGGAGAGTGGAGTCCAGACAGAACACGAAAATGTCCAGATCATTTCCTGTGAGGGAATAAAAAGCTTTGTGGAACCAACATCTGTGTGATGTGACCCTTGTAGTAGCAAGCAGCAACATGAGGGATaaaacttggtttatgcttgacgcattcactttccgcgcggtgatgcggctcgcggatggaacgcgcttcacaacttgcagcgtttatggttcatgcggcttgtctctgtgagccaatattctcccaaactgtagggggcagcatggagctctacagcatgcatccaacactacaccatagtagaagtaaaaattactgttgtttacaacatggcattccagcatttttaacagcgtcctcgtcttttcagacagtgcgagttatttctctccaagaattattaacaacatgttgatcacggtgatctctgagagctgaatcatacaaatgcctGTATTtaacaacctctgccatactagttcttgctggctcgccatgtttttccgagtccgactgtccgcgtggttagaaattttcctaggtgcgcattgcggaaattttgggccgtgcggaggcgcggtggaggggcgtggttgttaagatgacgcaattttgccgtgcggacctcacggacgcgtctATTTTCTGCTCAGTGTTGAGGAATGTACTGAAACTAAATGTAGCATCCCCGAAAGTAAACCTTCTGCACTTCTAGGATAAACACAAACAACAACTGGTTCTGCCTGGATTATGGATAAATGAAACCTATACATAGTAAACACACAGCTGGTTCGGCCCTTAGTTACCTTCACATTACTGACAAGTCACTAAACTTGTAAACATGGGGGTtagcttaaggttggtttatgcttgacgcgtccgcacggctccgcgcggcgacaTTGCATCATTAACAACCAcggccctccaccgcgcctccgcacggcccaaaatttccgcaacgcgcacctaggaacttttctaaccacgcggacggtcggacgcggaaaaacatggcggaccggcaagaactagtatggcagaggttggtaaatacagacatttgtatgattcagctctcagatcaccgtgatcaacatgttaataattcttggagagaaatagctcgcactgtcggaaaagacgaggacgctgttaaaaatgctggaatgccatgttgtaaacagtagtttctacttctactgtggtgtagtgttggatgcatgccgtagagctccatgctgccccctacagtttgggagagtattggctcaccgcagagacaagccgcacgaaccataaacgctgcaagttgtgaagctcgttccatccgtgagccgcatcaccgcgcgcaaagtgaatgcatcaagcataaaccaagctttagccgtTGTAAGCAGAATCAGCTGCGATGgagaactggagcgatgcagagctccggGAGCTTCGGGTCTTTAGATCACCAAACCGTTCAAGGGGACTGTGAGGAACAGCCCCCTTTGGAGCGGCTCAGAAAAAACGGGAGGAGTGTGATTTCAATTGGTATAAAAACAAGTTACATTCAAGCTAAAAGGAAGACAGCCCCACACACACCTTATGCTGTTGCGGCATAATTTCTTATTGAAAACACTCGATCGCCCCACATTACCGACCACTTAATGACCAAATGCTCCCTGGTGCCGGCTCAGCTTTGTAACAACGGGGCGCCGTACAACGAGGCAGGAGCTGCGGGCAAGATTTATGAATCCTTCCCTGATATTTGGTTGGTGGGAGGAACCACCGGCTTCGTCTCTTCATCTGACCCGGGTGTGACGTGCTGTCACATGTTGGTGGTGTTgctgttgtattttattttagttttacacaACTTTCCTTTAATCCTGACGAGTAAACCACAGCACACGTTTATATGTTCCTGCCACGCTTAGAAATGAGAAATCTAGACAGAAAGATCAGCAGAAAGATTAGAGCCCAACCAGTGGGCACCGTACATGCATGAAGCAGCCAAAAATGggtttggggtttttttttttaatgagaaaatatcacatggtaaaaagctccagaaAGTGGATTTTCCCTGGTATGGGGTTTGTTTGAGCCGGATCTGGCCGGAAAActgtttgaaaggaccgttccagcAACAGTCTGCTAGGTCccggcaactcacgcgaccaACTTGTGCTATTTGCAGCACttgaattacgggtgagctaaagggagctcCGCTCATCTGAAAGGGTGgcaggctcccctggaagccctgaacctccacacccagggggagcctgaaaaagatcctggttctactgataCCACATTATCTATGCAGACTCTCCAGGATTATttggagctgagaggcgcagagctctgatcgttgacacgctccagacatctgcgtcctgagcacggccacagtaacattctcaaagtgtcgccacctcaaaaacaaagtttacacgtgatcgtttatgtcggctcatatccttttacgatttctgtcttttatttgtgcctgatgcgtttcgctgccgcGGAGCAgaccgcatcacctgttttgtcctccggtgacttcacctcactgggGCGTGGCACACACACTGGTGTTTTGGTGGTCGGTAGatttttttgaactgcagttcaaaggtatctcatgaggtgaaaatagattaagccaggcagcagtttttctttaggactgagaggagatgaagGATAACAGACAGGGACTGGACAGAAACAACGTGTTTGAAAAGGAAaacgtaggtagatttatccctctACACCTTTTTAACATCTACGGATATAatttataagcatgtaatatttatttatttgatacaattcagatctccTTGAAACCTCAGTCCCTCGCAGGACCGTACGGGAGGCTGCAGGGGGAGGggcagagggctgaagcaggagaaCAGTAAAGAtgaaaaaactaccgttgttaagagaTGTGTGTTTACtttaaaatgtgggcacaatttttaattacttgtcgaaaactccagcgaacccccaTCCCTGCGTGCCTGTTCCGGCATCTGCTTTGCCTGTTGGGAACTTTGGTCTCACATCAGTATTTGCATTCCCggaacgtttgatttacaaaCCAAGCTCTGGTCTTATACATCTTCTATgctgtatggcggactgccccactgactgacatctgtagcgatgAGTCGTTTGTTTGTCGTCCAATAACATCAGGAgatgtttgaaagacaactgtggaCCCTAAACCACCACTGAGATCTGTCTACGGGTTGTGGCTAGACtagatattcacatatataggatggcttgccaggctaatgctCTGCAGTTTATTTTAGGCGTTGTTTTATACATATTATTGTTTACAAGCCATTGCTGAACTGGTACATGTCACATGGCCACACACTGATTAATCAGCTCACCACAATTATACATCTTTCTGTCTTACCAGAAGTTAGCTTTGGTGAACTGCTCCATGTAGAGCTGCTCATCTGTGAAGGGCGCCAGGTGCACATCTCCAATAGTCGGGAACATTTTACCTGAAAACCCACACAGAGAACAGTAAACAGCCACAACACTGACTAAGATCAAAATATTCCAGCTGAAGACTAAATCATTAGCAAACAGGAACGCCCATGTCCTCATCACATCCCACTGAGACCAGCCAAGTGTTGAACAAGTTGCACATTTTTATGTTCTAAGGTTTCAGCGTGTTTTACATCTTCTGGGGTCCAAAAACCTCCTCACCACTGGGTTTAAGGAACTTTTTGGCATGCAGGTAGCTCTCCAGCATGCGCTCATTGAACAGCATGTATCCCATGGGCTCTGAGATGATGATGTCAACCTGCTCCGGTAGGGTCACTTCCTCCACTTTCCCTGGGATGACGACTACACGTTCACTCAGACGGTTACTATtcaccagcacctgcaatgacaaGGACACCAGTGCTAACTTTCACAAGGAACTATAATTTTAATTTATTCTAATTGTAGTTATCCAATTTGTTTGTCATATTTTAGTTGACTAGATAAAAAAGGTATATTCAACTAatatctgtacacacacacacacacacacacacgctggtggggacgagctacgatgtagccacagctaccctggggtgcactgacagaggcaaggctgctggtAAAAGCTCTCAGTAAACAAACCCTAGCATGTGTTGCCAGGTCTAACACCTCAGCATTTCAGATTAAAACCAGGTTAAAGTGGCATCAGATAGGAAATGCTTCTTGTTCACCTCTGCATGTTGGGCCATAGTGCTAGCCTCCACAGCGTAAACCTTTCTGGCTCCAGCTTGAGCAGCAAAGAAAGAGAGGATCCCTGATCCACAACCCACATCCAGCACCACCTGGAGAAAGGAGAACACAAGTTACCTCAAACAACGACCTGGTCTAACCGACGAAAAGGAGTTGGAACCCCTATTTGAAATATTCACGATTGACACTATGAAGAAAATGAAAAAGGCACAAAGACGGACAAATGCATCTCATTGTCTGGTGGTTTTCATGTGTGCTCCCTTTGATCACACTACCACTCTGATAGTCCACACTCCATGCCAACGCTGACATGTGTACAGCTTTTACAGAACTCAGGTCAACTGTGGGTGTTTTTAAACCTTCGatataataaacttgacttgacattCTAAACACGTCGGCCTGGCATCAGGTGGGAGGTTACCTTGTCTTTGAAGTCAGTGTGGTTCTGAAGAATAGCTCGTTGGTACGTCCCTGTTCGAACATAGTCCTGCATCATGTTTTGTTGCTGGGAGAGGTAGCCATAAAACTGTAGGCACACAAGTACAATTACTGTACTAAAACTAGAAGAATCatgtaacagcaatgcaactctgagAAGAGAACTAAATGTGGTCAGCCAGGAATTAGTAAGTAAGAGAAAACAAAGATGAAGCTGAAGGTGTCAGGAGACTGAAACAAGGCAGTGAAAACTGCTACAAtgaactaaaaaataaataaaaacattgttgAAAACATAATTTCAATACTTTGTGGACCAAAACTAAAGCAGTGACACTGCTACACTCAACTACAGAAAACATTCACCACTTAAAGTAGAAAACTAACAGAAATTCAATACttcaagtagggatgggtaccgaattcggtactttttaaggtaccgaccgaattccacagtaccgaccgagcaccgattcacatcatttcaaacggtgcctcattttggtacctgtccttcataacgagaacttgcctagacagctgcgcatgcgcaaaagCGTTATGTCTTCGCTCGCTGCAAgcgcgttgtaaacagagcagcatgggcagaaagaacgcacgctaaagcttgggtccacttcactaaatgtgatgggtaactgggtgatgatgaaaccagcgacaactatctaagtgagacatcctcatcttaatctgctccgataggtaaataaaatgtttaagataacgttagcttgaaatgttagcttccattccgctaatggtgcgttcgctttctcctcggaactccgaatttccgactagaagtacatgaacgcgctctaaagtttggcttcactttactaaacgcgacaggtgattgggtcaagatgaaaccagtgacaacgatctaagtgtgaggcatcatcgttttaatctgctctagcagctaaataaactgtttaagatatcgttagcttgatatgttagcttccattgccaccattgttatcagctaatggtgcgttcgctttctcctcggaaattctaacttcccagtaggaaaaatcaaatgaaaaaagatggcaaaaggaatgaagatactcagtaaatttagttcacagtaaagatgtttgcttcagtttaattatcagcttataaaactacaaggacgatgttaaaatacaaacagttgaatgttatttatcgtgatatatatcaaatattgttatatattgagaaaaatatatatttaattataaaagagaattaaaataataaacactcaaaagtatcgaaaattggtaccgttaagtaccggtatcgattcctaagtaccgggaattagtaccgaattgattcaaatgtcaaaggtacccattccTAACTCCAAGTAGCTAAAAAGACTAACCAGGAATTACGAAATGTGAAAACACTTATGAAGCTAAAAGTGTGAGGCGACAAACTAAAACTGATGCCGCCAAAAActagaaaacaaacagaaaagtggCCAGCCAGGACTTCCTAAGTATACAAAAACCTTCTGCGATAAACAAAAAGGATTGCACGAGGGTAGGGAGGGGTGATGACATGCCCATTGTAAAAAGTATGAAGAATGAATGTGTATGATTATAAAAAAGTTAGTTTGCTACGTACAGACATGACAAACAGTGCATTGTGACATGTTTCCAACAGATAACTATGAGTCTGTTCACATGAATTAGGGCTGAACTGCTTTTGGAAAAGACTGAAATGTGATTTGCATTCAAGATTTTCTTCAAATCAAGCTTCAGCAAAAGTTCACATCGAACAATAATATTTgtaagcatgacaaaaaatgacaTCAAGCTATCAAAACATTAAAAGCTATTACTCTAATAATGGAAGGACTGCAGTACATGTTTACTATGAAACACCTTAAGTCAGTAATTATTTGTGCCATCAGAGAATTTCATACAGAAGTTGCACTTTCAAGTCCACGTAGTGCAGTTACGGTAAACGTTGCAGGACGTGGTGATTCTCCATCTCACACTCATGAACAGAACTGAGCAGACGGAGAGAAAACGAGCAACAATGAAAGATGAACATTGTCAATGAAAAAAAAcaaatagtgtttgttgttagcctcaagggacaCCTGCTGGCTTGGTTATCACCTGTAagacgctttggacaaaagcgtctgctaaatacataaacataaaaccgcCATAGCAGCACCATAAAAAGCTCCGTTGGTTCAGTCCGGTCCTCTTCCCAATCCCGCCCTTGGTTGCTGCCATCAGCGTAACTCTTTAAAACCAGGGGAAACCCCAGATTTGAGCTTACCAAACAAAGACTTATCAGATGTGTTTCCTCTCAGGCGTGGACATTTCCTTCTCGTAGATATTTGTTGTTCAACTGCTGCCTTACTGAGAACTTGTTCAACCAGCGACTAGCTCTGGACTCTGGTTCTTTTATCTAGTCCTGCATTTTCCTTTTGCCCATTGGTTCTTATGTCCACTCCTCACATCTCTCCGTCTTCAGATCGGTTACTCTTCATCAATTTTGTTCTAGTCTTTTATTTAACAAGCATCTTGATCGACTTTAGTCTTTTTTTGCATTTATCCAAGTTTCCTTttgacttttgttttgttttcaagtgctaaattttatttgtcatgaaacaaATAATGAAAGCCTTCtatcaacaaaattaacactggatTTGCTCAGACAATTGAATGGGGAGTTGCAATAATCCAAGTGTGACAAGATAAAGGTGTGGACGACTatttcaagttcagagtgggacagagtgggactcagcttagcaatgttcatgagatggaagaaggaagagccaacaagagaactgacatgagaattcagggtgagagctgggtcaaaggtcatgccaagattcctgacagaaggtttggtgtgagaagcaagctgaccaagagagtctctgactttgggaaccagcttgtctggggcacagatgaggatctcagtcttatcttcattcagctgaagaaagctcccaccatccaggttctgacagagtctaagcaggtgtgtaacagctgcagcttagacatctcatggtgcttaaaggagatgtacagttggatgtcatctgcataaagatggtaggagattcctttgaaaggCTCAAAATGTGCTGGGGAAACAGCAGATAAACTTTGTGGCACACCATGGGCAAGAGAGGTGGAGGACCGAAACCTGGGATACAGCCaccgagaaggaacgctcagacagatgagaggagaaccactccaggacATTGGGCTTTAAGcccaatttatacttctccgtctgctccACGAGGAAGAGCCACGCACGCACGGATGAAGACaatttgctttcatacttctccgtctcctgagtgttgcaaagcaattcccctccaggacagcagagggcgtagcgctgttctgtgggatCCTGTCATGtctaagatagtgtgtttatattgtgtttttttgtatataagcgaCTTTTTAAAACGGACAAATTGGCCCCTCGtcttcctccacctcttcatgcgctccccacctctaaacccacgtttcctgtcatttccgtccacaaataaaacgcttgctgcgtatcttttcactcctccagtcacggggaattaaacgttcatatttttagagtttttccgtgaggtattcttcaagctgctccgtgtctgccgctagttatcctcggctctctttatgtttttgagggtgcagtgGTGGCGCTGTAGatgacagcggcatcctgaccaatcacaagcttgcattctccatctCACCAGACAGATGTATAGAAAAAAAGAGCTCGACTCAGCCCATCCttgcgagcctgttggagagccctcgaaaggacggataatggcgctgCGTGTGTCCGTCcgcagaagtataaattaggctttagatgCAGCAAATGGACATGGAGGCGAGTTTCTTCCGCAATTGCTCAGCTTTTCTGCAGTGATGCTCCAGGCTGCAGATGCTGTCATTAAACCaaagagtagggttcactgctggAACTGATCAGATTCAGACAGGAcatggtagggtcggggaggggggcggggcatgatggcaggtgggcaagcaaagcctggcggcccgccaggcttatcaagcgctgggggaaaccctgatatTAGGTTGGCCGATTAATCGGACCAATAATTAGCATTTTTCATCATTGGCTGATAAGTCTCTTTAGTAGAGCCGATTTAGATTCAGGCACCTCCGCGGGCAGCCTGCTGCTGCTGGAAGCCGGTGAAGGACCCCAATCCAAAACACCGGGAGTCTCTGAGTAAAAGGTGAGGCTTCTCTTTAGCGTTTCAAACCACTACAGCTGTGTATTCAGTGTGAATTAAagtaaaacatgaaataaaactTAGGTGAGTGAAAGAAAAAACGAGCCGTAAGAACCGCCggtagccggtgtcggtacatgatctgctcaggtgcaagattggctcggggtccttcgactgccaatgacgtcaaagtacggcaatcccacttggacaaaatacaccagacatctttatactgtttggaaagaatttagcagtttcgttattaaaataatgtttcttacgacgtacgtttgtgtttataatggtatttgtaaaataaaacactatattgtattcataatgttgaactcctctttgagcacatcccttgaaggatcataggtattagcaacacctgtgaaattgtatttgcaggaaagaagtgtgccccgtttattgaagtattttgtgtttagagtttttgacgtcttgtccatgcgtagttcagttacgctcatagctgctagccaaaactctggagttaaaagttttctggcttaactaaaatacctgtctgtacttatttgattgatggtagttttactttctattagactccaaatgtaatcatttggcacgtttctaattcataatttgtaataatgtaatctgtgatattagcattagcattcctatggggttttccatgtatattagcgatgcgctaaccactcgctgccaaattgcagcctttgcgattagaaaatctccttttgtcacatcgcaatttaattgcacatgcagttaatcgttcagccctaatatacatg from Nothobranchius furzeri strain GRZ-AD chromosome 18, NfurGRZ-RIMD1, whole genome shotgun sequence harbors:
- the carm1 gene encoding histone-arginine methyltransferase CARM1, which translates into the protein MAVSVFRGVRLLTIGDANGDIQRHSEQQPLRLDVKTSQDAAFINLSNGEETSVFKCSVSRETECSRVGKQSFIITLGCNSVLLQFSSPADFQSFYNLLKNCRGHAGENSVFSDRTEESSAVQYFQFYGYLSQQQNMMQDYVRTGTYQRAILQNHTDFKDKVVLDVGCGSGILSFFAAQAGARKVYAVEASTMAQHAEVLVNSNRLSERVVVIPGKVEEVTLPEQVDIIISEPMGYMLFNERMLESYLHAKKFLKPSGKMFPTIGDVHLAPFTDEQLYMEQFTKANFWYQPSFHGVDLSALRGAAVDEYFRQPIVDTFDIRILMAKSVKYTVNFLEAKEEDLYRIEIPFKFHMMQSGLVHGLAFWFDVAFMGSVMTVWLSTAPTEPLTHWYQVRCLLQSPLFAKAGDTLSGTALLVANKRQSYDISIVAQVDQTGSKSSNLLDLKNPFFRYTGTSPNPPPGSHYTSPSENMWNTGASYSMSQGMAVSGMPAAYDLSTVIGSGPAVSHNNLIPLVNTGIVNHTHSRMGSIMSTGIVQGATTGQSGPSSSGTYYPITNQFTMGGAAISMASPMVIPSNTMHYGS